CGTCGGGTTGCTGCAGCAGGTCCATGCGCAGCAGTTCCATGCCACGTTCGACATTCAGCGCGGTGCGCACCCCGGTCAGGGTCAGGCCCAGCTCAACCAGCGTGATCGCCACGGCCGGCTGCATGCCCACCACCACCGTGGTGGCATCCATGATCCGGGCCAGTGACGAAATGGTGGAAATCATCCGGCCAATGAAGGAATCGACGATGTCCAACGCGGAAATGTCGATCAACACGCCGCGCGCAGAGGTCTTTTGAATACGTTCGGTCAGGTCGTCCTGCAGGGTCAGCGCAAGCTGGTCATGCATGTCCACCTGGATGGTCACCAGCAGCAGATCGCCCATCTGCAGGATCGGGATGCGGTCCATTTCAG
This is a stretch of genomic DNA from Stenotrophomonas rhizophila. It encodes these proteins:
- a CDS encoding STAS domain-containing protein — protein: MDRIPILQMGDLLLVTIQVDMHDQLALTLQDDLTERIQKTSARGVLIDISALDIVDSFIGRMISTISSLARIMDATTVVVGMQPAVAITLVELGLTLTGVRTALNVERGMELLRMDLLQQPDEESP